The Impatiens glandulifera chromosome 3, dImpGla2.1, whole genome shotgun sequence genome contains a region encoding:
- the LOC124931921 gene encoding autophagy-related protein 9-like — translation MFGHNSVNIFKWKRNAGSSLATGLLNDARHEIELSGYRGGPSPGSESPSGFLDGEYLNIEAIPDLDLFFERLYNYYCEKGLWCIIIKWIVELFSLVFLIGFSGFFLLFVDWVGLRNAKCGMVAVESGMKPCDLAKEAIHHHPLTPLTFSKAVIVVYLGILSIYLIFCFLRFFIQLNDILRIRKFYYDSLSVTDSEIQTISWALILDKVVRLQSSQQLCVVKNLSAHDILMRLMRKENYLIGMLNKGVLAFPISQWIPGAGPTVKCGYRLILTKTLEWSLNWCILQNMFDRNFFVRSEFVSSPETLKNRLMIVGFVMLLLSPFLVIFMLVYLFLRHAEQFYNHPSAASSRRWSNLAKWVFREFNEVHHLFNHRANISVHHASDYLRQFPSPIISIVAKFISFVSGGFAAVLIIIAFLEESLLEGHIFGRNLLWYAAVFGTITAISRAAIPDELLVVDAQATMSLVLQHSHYMPKRWRRKENTQFVRTEFGTLFQYTGMMLLEEMTSIFLTPYLLMFVVPKRVDDILRFISDFTVHVEGVGHVCSFSTFDFQNHGNSNYGSPYNSQPNQRSSQGKMEKSFLSFHNSYTTWEPDANGNRFLHNLTEFRERNLRGRTSAGITRNLLSSMWMFEDDQRNCPYILDSYYTSLPQNLLSNVSESSDDPLEQSYGGAVEDSRKLWMPSLARVEKTWGDAFEERSISHLQTSTSASLFNQSILRRNHDEDKMDNMGNSHWWARKAPSNMIENESVSFLEPPPILNNMDMFQEPPLDLRWDNYLREEEEQLKWRSSQLELSRTYLMNNLEDGGGEFDLPFDDIYSSKPTDRDPGHEP, via the exons ATGTTTGGGCATAATTCTGTTAACATCTTCAAATGGAAGAGGAATGCCGGTTCTTCTCTTGCAACTGGATTACTTAATGATGCTCGACACGAAATTGAACTTTCTGGCTATCGAGGAGGACCAAGTCCCGGGAGTGAAAGCCCCTCAGGATTTCTCGACGGAGAATACTTGAACATTGAGGCGATTCCTGACTTGGATCTGTTCTTCGAAAGGCTTTACAATTATTACTGTGAGAAAGGATTGTGGTGTATTATCATTAAATGGATAGTTGAGCTCTTCAGCCTCGTTTTCCTTATAGGCTTCTCGGGTTTCTTCTTGTTGTTCGTCGATTGGGTTGGTCTCCGCAATGCAAAATGTGGCATGGTTGCTGTTGAATCTGGAATGAAGCCTTGTGATCTGGCTAAAGAAGCAATTCATCACCATCCACTAACCCCTCTCACATTTTCGAAAGCTGTCATCGTAGTTTATTTGGGAATATTAtccatttatttgatattctGCTTTCTGAGATTCTTCATACAGCTGAATGACATTCTGAGAATCCGAAAATTCTATTATGACAGCCTTTCTGTAACCGACAGTGAGATACAAACCATCTCATGGGCCTTAATTCTCGACAAAGTTGTCAGGTTACAAAGCTCACAACAGTTATGTGTGGTTAAGAATCTCTCCGCCCACGATATCCTAATGCGGCTGATGCGAAAAGAGAATTACTTGATCGGCATGCTTAACAAAGGTGTCCTTGCTTTCCCGATATCTCAGTGGATCCCAGGTGCGGGTCCCACAGTCAAATGCGGTTATCGTCTTATATTAACGAAGACTCTTGAATGGAGTTTAAATTGGTGCATACTACAGAACATGTTTGACAGGAATTTCTTCGTTCGCAGTGAATTTGTGTCGAGTCCGGAAACGTTGAAGAACAGGCTGATGATAGTCGGGTTTGTCATGCTTCTATTGTCCCCGTTTCTCGTAATCTTCATGCTGGTTTATCTCTTCCTGAGGCACGCCGAACAGTTTTATAATCACCCGAGCGCTGCATCTTCTAGAAGATGGTCGAACCTTGCGAAATGGGTATTTAGAGAGTTCAACGAGGTCCATCACTTATTCAATCATCGGGCCAACATCAGTGTTCATCATGCCTCTGATTACTTAAGGCAGTTTCCTTCTCCTATAATATCGATAGTAGCAAAATTCATATCGTTTGTCTCAGGTGGCTTCGCTGCTGTTCTTATTATCATCGCGTTTCTTGAAGAGTCCCTCTTGGAAGGCCAC ATATTCGGAAGGAACTTGCTCTGGTACGCTGCTGTTTTCGGAACTATAACAGCGATAAGCAGAGCAGCCATACCTGATGAACTTCTTGTTGTCGATGCTCAAGCAACCATGTCTCTTGTCCTCCAACATAGTCATTACATGCCTAAGAGGTGGCGGAGAAAAGAAAATACACAATTTGTTCGGACCGAGTTTGGAACATTATTTCAG TACACTGGAATGATGTTACTGGAGGAGATGACTTCAATTTTCCTCACTCCATACCTACTTATGTTCGTTGTCCCTAAG AGGGTGGATGACATCCTGCGGTTCATTTCGGATTTCACTGTACATGTTGAAGGCGTTGGTCATGTTTGCAG CTTTAGCACGTTTGATTTCCAAAATCATGGTAATAGCAATTACGGTTCACCCTACAATTCCCAACCGAATCAAAGGAGCTCGCAAGGGAAGATGGAGAAATCGTTCTTGAG CTTCCACAATAGTTATACAACGTGGGAACCAGATGCCAATGGAAACCGATTTCTTCACAACTTAACCGAATTCCGAGAGCGAAATTTGCGAGGCCGAACATCGGCTGGCATCACCCGGAACTTGTTGAGCTCTATGTGGATGTTTGAAGATGATCAAAGGAATTGCCCGTATATTCTCGACTCTTACTACACCTCTCTCCCTCAAAACCTCCTGTCTAATGTTTCCGAATCATCAGACGATCCTTTGGAACAATCTTACGGTGGTGCAGTGGAAGATTCTAGAAAGTTATGGATGCCATCTTTAGCCAGGGTAGAAAAAACATGGGGAGATGCCTTTGAAGAAAGGTCTATTAGTCATCTCCAGACATCCACATCTGCTTCCTTATTCAATCAAAGCATTCTCAGGAGGAATCACGACGAGGACAAGATGGATAATATGGGCAACAGCCATTGGTGGGCAAGAAAGGCCCCCAGTAACATGATTGAAAACGAGTCGGTTAGCTTTCTCGAGCCTCCTCCCATTCTGAACAACATGGACATGTTTCAAGAACCTCCACTCGATCTAAGGTGGGACAACTACCTTCGGGAAGAGGAAGAGCAGTTGAAATGGAGGAGTTCCCAATTAGAATTGTCGAGGACATATTTAATGAACAATCTTGAGGATGGAGGAGGAGAATTCGATCTCCCATTTGACGACATCTACAGTAGTAAACCTACGGATCGCGACCCGGGACACGAACCGTGA
- the LOC124932345 gene encoding RING-H2 finger protein ATL16-like, which yields MADSQQNPLLSNRRFLTSSEANGFPVLAMAILCILATVFLLISYYIFLNKCNNCCFFSPFSRHQTDHTTNSNSNSNSPPFSLSSPINNRGLDEILIRNIPVFQYNNGENRGGKEWNECAVCLSDFRDQEMLRILPRCSHAFHLDCIDIWLQSNANCPLCRTCISGRKRFPADLILAPTSSPHPINADEDFLVIELADGSETRTPVDEENYRRRRKTSSFRQRRRVSMMGDETVREKDDDFSSVQPIRRSFSMDSAADRQVYLWVQEITAREESASGRARRSFFSFGHGRGSRSSWVLPVEF from the coding sequence ATGGCGGATTCCCAACAAAACCCATTATTATCAAATCGACGATTCCTTACTTCTTCAGAGGCCAATGGTTTCCCTGTTTTAGCCATGGCTATCCTCTGCATATTGGCCACTGTTTTCCTTCTCATCAGCTACTACATCTTCCTCAACAAATGCAACAACTGCTGTTTCTTCTCACCATTTTCCCGTCATCAAACCGATCACACTactaattccaattctaattcaaattccccacctttctctctttcttcccCAATCAATAACCGGGGCCTCGACGAAATCTTGATTCGGAACATCCCTGTTTTTCAGTACAACAATGGAGAAAACAGAGGAGGGAAAGAATGGAACGAATGTGCTGTTTGTTTGAGTGATTTCAGAGATCAAGAAATGCTCAGAATTCTTCCTAGATGTTCCCATGCTTTCCATTTGGATTGTATCGATATTTGGCTTCAATCCAATGCCAACTGCCCCTTATGCAGAACTTGCATCTCCGGCCGGAAAAGATTCCCGGCCGATCTCATCTTAGCACCCACTTCCTCACCACACCCAATCAACGCCGACGAGGACTTCCTCGTTATCGAACTGGCCGACGGGAGCGAAACAAGGACGCCGGTCGATGAGGAGAATTACCGACGTCGACGGAAGACGTCGTCGTTTCGTCAGAGACGAAGAGTTTCAATGATGGGAGACGAAACTGTGAGAGAGAAAGACGATGACTTTTCTTCTGTCCAGCCTATAAGGAGATCGTTCTCGATGGATTCTGCCGCCGATCGGCAGGTTTACTTGTGGGTTCAAGAGATCACGGCGAGGGAAGAATCGGCGAGTGGCAGAGCGAGAAGATCGTTCTTTTCATTCGGACATGGACGGGGATCGAGAAGTAGTTGGGTTCTTCCTGTCGAATTCTGA